One window of Papaver somniferum cultivar HN1 chromosome 9, ASM357369v1, whole genome shotgun sequence genomic DNA carries:
- the LOC113310977 gene encoding DCN1-like protein 2: MHKLNRMHKEKVQQFIAITGASEKVALQTLKNSEWHLEGAFDIFYSQPQIRTATDSRNLEELYNRYKDPYADMIMADGISLLCNDLQVDPADIVMLVVSWHMKAATMCEFSKQEFVSGLQSLGVDSMDKFRERIQFMRNELKDEQKFREIYNFAFGWAKEKGQKSLALDTAIGMWQLLFAEKQWPLVDHWCQFLQARHNKAISRDTWSQLLEFARNVDPTLANYDAEGAWPYLIDEFVEYLVENAVIQKTS; the protein is encoded by the exons ATG CATAAGTTGAATAGAATGCACAAGGAGAAAGTTCAACAGTTTATTGCAATAACTGGAGCGAG TGAAAAAGTTGCACTTCAGACTTTGAAAAATAGTGAGTGGCATCTAGAAGGCGCTTTTGATATATTCTACAGCCAACCACAAATTAGAACAGCTACTGATTCTAGAAATCTCGAGGAGCTTTATAATAGATATAAAG ATCCTTACGCGGATATGATCATGGCTGATGGTATCTCTCTTCTTTGCAATGACCTTCAG GTGGATCCTGCAGATATCGTTATG TTGGTTGTGTCCTGGCATATGAAGGCTGCCACAATGTGTGAATTTTCGAAGCAGGAATTTGTAAGCGGGTTACAATCACTGGG GGTGGACTCGATGGACAAGTTTCGGGAAAGGATACAGTTCATGCGCAATGAACTGAAAGATGAAC AAAAGTTCCGTGAGATATACAACTTCGCTTTCGGCTGGGCCAAAGAAAAG GGCCAAAAGTCTTTGGCACTAGATACAGCTATAGGGATGTGGCAATTACTATTTGCTGAAAAACAGTGGCCTCTGGTTGATCACTGGTGCCAATTCTTGCAG GCTCGTCACAACAAGGCAATATCAAGAGATACATGGTCTCAACTGTTGGAATTTGCCAGG AACGTTGACCCTACTCTGGCAAACTATGACGCAGAGGGTGCCTGGCCCTACTTGATCGATGAATTTGTAGAGTACTTGGTGGAGAACGCAGTCATTCAAAAAACCAGTTGA